From one Oceanibaculum indicum P24 genomic stretch:
- the mdh gene encoding malate dehydrogenase: MARNKIALVGAGNIGGTLALLAGLKELGDIVLFDIAEGMPQGKALDIAQASPVEDFDAAVSGTNDYADLKGADVVIVTAGVPRKPGMSRDDLVGINTKVMRSVGAGIKAHCPDAFVICITNPLDVMVGVLREACGLPHEKVVGMAGVLDSARFRYFLAEEFKVSVEDVNAFVLGGHGDTMVPLVRYSAVAGIPVPDLIKMGWSTQEKIDQIVQRTRDGGAEIVGLLKTGSAFYAPASSAIQMAESYLRDKKRVLPCAAYVKGAYGLDGLYVGVPVVIGAKGVERIVEIELNADEKKMFDHSVGAVKALVEVVKNMDASAG, from the coding sequence ATGGCACGGAACAAGATCGCACTCGTCGGCGCCGGCAATATCGGCGGCACCCTCGCCCTTCTGGCAGGCCTGAAGGAGCTGGGCGACATCGTCCTGTTCGACATTGCCGAGGGCATGCCGCAGGGCAAGGCGCTGGACATCGCGCAGGCCTCCCCGGTCGAGGATTTCGACGCGGCGGTTTCCGGCACCAACGACTATGCCGATCTGAAGGGTGCCGATGTCGTCATCGTCACCGCCGGCGTGCCGCGCAAGCCGGGCATGAGCCGCGACGACCTGGTCGGTATCAACACCAAGGTCATGCGCTCGGTCGGCGCCGGCATCAAGGCGCACTGCCCCGATGCCTTCGTGATCTGCATCACCAACCCGCTGGACGTGATGGTCGGCGTGCTGCGCGAGGCCTGCGGCCTGCCGCACGAGAAGGTCGTCGGCATGGCCGGCGTGCTGGACTCGGCGCGCTTCCGCTATTTCCTGGCCGAGGAATTCAAGGTCTCGGTCGAGGATGTGAACGCCTTCGTGCTGGGCGGCCATGGCGACACGATGGTGCCGCTGGTGCGCTACTCCGCCGTCGCCGGCATCCCGGTGCCGGACCTGATCAAGATGGGCTGGTCCACGCAGGAGAAGATCGACCAGATCGTGCAGCGCACCCGTGATGGCGGCGCCGAGATCGTCGGTCTGCTGAAGACCGGTTCGGCCTTCTACGCGCCGGCCTCCTCGGCGATCCAGATGGCCGAGAGCTACCTGCGCGACAAGAAGCGCGTGCTGCCCTGCGCCGCCTATGTGAAGGGCGCCTACGGCCTCGACGGTCTTTATGTCGGCGTGCCGGTGGTGATCGGCGCGAAGGGTGTCGAGCGCATTGTCGAGATCGAACTGAATGCCGACGAGAAGAAGATGTTCGACCATTCGGTCGGCGCCGTGAAGGCGCTGGTCGAGGTGGTGAAGAACATGGACGCCTCGGCGGGCTGA